The Fusarium falciforme chromosome 8, complete sequence region CATCGACCCAGAGCTCGTCGGCCATCCAGATGGGCAGGGCGGTGGTCTCGGGGCCCTTGATGTAGATGCTCCTCAGGTTGCGCCACTTCTGGGGAACCCACCTGTCGATCATGGCGGTGACGACGGTCTCGACATTCTCGGCAATCTGCTCGGGGGTCCAGCCAGAGTATCCGACTCGCACGGCAGTGTTGGTGGTGGGCGAAAGGCTGACGAGGGCTGCGCCAATGGCCTTttcaatctccttggcgaTCTCGGCGGGTGTACCAGCGTTGACGACACCCTCGGTCTTGACTCGCTTCTGTCGCTTGCCGTCGACCTTGGGGGCCTTGGCCTGCAGGCTGACGGGGATGGGTCGCTTCTGAGTGGTCTTGTAGAAGGTCTTGCCCAGGACCTTGGGTAACCGGTTGACGATTCGGTCgtcggcgaggaagatgtcgCACTCGGAGTAGAGTTTCCTCTGGGCCTCGTACTGGCTGTACTttgccttgagcttgccgtAGTCGATGACGCGGGCGATGCGCTTGGACAGCTCGGCGGGGAACTCTTCCGAGGCGACAATGTCCTTGTAGGCGCGCTGGGGATCGGCGGTGATCAGGCAGATGGTGGCCGTCTCGTCGGTGTTGAGCGAGTGAGGGAGGACGATCTTGCCGGGCTGGAGACGGGCCTTGTCGGCGATGTGGCGCTTGGTGGTCAGGGTGAGCCAGATGGGGGTCTCGGTGggctcatcatcgtcgtcgaggaggttgcgCTTGCCGGACTCGTCGGCCTTTTGCTTGGATGCCTTCTTGATGTGTGCCAAGAGAGCCTTGGAAGCTTTGAGGGTCTGGATCCAAGGGTTAGGGGGAGACGATAATGCTGTGAAGAGACGTTTGACAAACCTGATCAGGGTCAATGGCAGCTACGGTAGTAGAGCCAGCGGCGACGAGTTCCTTTGAGGGCGCCATTGTCGCGATCGCAAAAAAGTTGTCTTGGGAGATGCAAGAAATGTCGAAGTTTCTCTGATAGTGGGGACTTTTTTTCTATCAGTATCAGCGAGGGAAGTCCAGAAATTTTTTTTGTCGCCGGTGGTTGGGCGGTCGGAATATGCAAGCCCCGGGCTCCGGTCTTGGCGCGACGAGATGAGTGAAGTGTGGCGGAGCGGGAGCGTCGGGGGCCCACATTCTCACGACTGACGCGACGTAGGCTTACTTACAAcatgctcatcatcatctgtaatctgacgacgaagagcttgcttctttttttttatcgaGGGCTGAAGATATAGGCGGTGCTTTGTCGGTTTCATCATGACTTCTGACTTAAGTGATCCTACCAACAGGAGGGCCTCCTGTGATCAGTGCAGCAAGTCCCCTTTTGGCTTACATAACCCTACCGCGTAGCCATACTGACCGAGTGCAGGACAAAAGAAGTTGAAGTGTGATGGTGAATATCCAGAATGTGGAAGATGCTCTGGTATGGGTGAGCCGTGCAAGTACTCTGCCCGGTTACCCATGGGCAGGCCCAAGAAGCGAAAGATGCAGCACGAGAACGAAGCTCAAGATAACAGCGCCGCCACCTTTTCAAGCGGTGTGTCAACAGCGACACTTGAAAAGAGCGTCTCGAGCGAGACGATAAGCGATCTAGAGCCGATTGCTTTTGATCCATGCCTACAGCCTCCCAGTGACTTGACGGCCGATGTGGTATCTTGGGGGTATGTGAAGCCCCTCTTACCTTGATGACCCGCTGCTGACAAGCCTAGATGCGAGACCAACGTCGACCCAAAACTGTTGGCGGTTGAGACAGACCCTGGACAACAGACCTGCGCTTGTCTAGCCAACCTGTATTTATCCTTGGAAGAGGTTCGAAAAGCAGACAATTTACCCTTTGCAGCTCGACTTTCACTTCTGCGGGATCTCACAGCCAACGCATCGAGTATCATACAATGCCAAGTGTGTCCGACCAAGTTTCTCTGGGCGATGCAGAATGCGCAACTCCTCAACACTTTGATAATTTCAATCGCAGAGGGATACAAAAAGATTGTGAAATcggtcgaggatgaggcgcAACGTGCTCAAGAGGGGAACGAGTCCAAGCTTTTGTTCATCGGCGACGGTGAAAAGTATGAGCAGACTTCTCAGAACAGCAACGCTTCCTACGGTCAATCTGGATTTCCCCTGAGTCTGGATCCCCTGGTTTGGGAGAATATCGCGAAAAAGGCCATCAAAGCTGAACTCTTTGGCACGAAACATTCCATCTCACCCTCGTTTACAACCATGCTGCAACATATGGAGGACCGTCAGCAGGGCTGGCACTCGGGTAGTCTCCCGGTCACCTCTGGAATTGGGTGCCGACTGCCTCACCAGGTAAAGGACAAGGAGCCGCATTGTGTTTCATTGGTGAAGCACACAAGGGGCATGGTCAGCCAGCTTCTGACCGACATTTGATTTGGACTTGTTGCGCATATGATACGTTCGTTCGTGTTTAGATACCCATTACTCAATGCCTTGGTGTAGTTTTCTATCAATTGTATTTAGCAACCCCGTGTGGGATATACACGAGCTTGGTGGTTGATGCGGCTAAACCTATTCCGGACATGTACGAGCTTGACTCCATCCCCACTCCTCAGGGAAGGGGGTGTAAACACTCGGTGCCTATGCCAGGCTCCCAGGATACAACGTAAAATGCTAGAAATGATGAAGTGATGTGTCCTGGCGCTTTTTAGATTTGCATCTCGAGTGGTCGGAGCCCCTAATAATCGGGTTCTTTGTAAAACCCGTGTCCGTTGGCGCTTGAACGGTCCCACGGTCCCGCGGCCCCGTGGTGGCCAACGGTGTTGAGACGACATATAAGACCAGTGGCGGCACCATCTCGAGAGCCTCAACTCACCAAATTCATTCAAGTAGCAACATCATTTCATCTTTTTCCACTATTTCCTACATAACTCGACAAAATGGCCTCCACTCACATTGAACGTTTGACTCCCCTCGACCACCTCATGCCGAGAACCTATGTTGGTGTCGTCTTCTCCTTCCGAACCACTGAatcaaccaccaccatctctGCACGGCTACAAGATGGTCTTGCGAGTCTTTTGAAGCAGCTGCCCTGGCTGTCTGGTCGAGTTTTCCCAACAACCAGAGCACGAGAGGGTGGTGAAGTTCCCAGCCTCGAGATCCGATggagtgatgatgatgccgttCCTACCATTCAGGATAAGGGCGTCATCGATGCTTCTTACGACAGTGCTGCTGAGAGTGCCATGCCTCCCTCGGCTGTTCCAGCGGACATGATGCCGGTGCCCGCCATGGTAGACGAAGCTACATTCAGCTCGGGGATTCCCATCTTTGGTGCTTCCGTCTTTCAATTTGCCGACAAGCAGGGTGTGGGATTGTTCGTTTCGATTCACCACAATGTGGTTGACGCCGCTGGATTTGCGCAGGTTGTGAAGCTCTGGGTTCAAAACCTTTCGGGAACCGAGCCGAATGGCGAGAAGCTGGGCCTTGATAGATTCACCCGGCTCTCTGAAGCTCTCTCTGAGGATCTACCTGCCGTTTCAAGCCAGTCGACTGCTGAAATCTTTGCGGCGCATCCTGAGCACTCGAGCGCTCCTCCCGCGTTCCCGACCGAGTTTTCGCCCGCGACGTCAAAGGTGTTTACGATCCCTATTGGTCGGATCAACGCCATTAAGGAGCAACTGGAGGGTCTCGTGTCGACTCCCCCAACTACCAATACTATTGTTTCTGCCCTAGTCTGGTCTGCCGTCACCCGCGCGCGGGCTCAGCGTAAATCGGATCTGCAGGGCCAGACGAGCCGACTTGCCATGGCTGTGAATGGCCGACGACGTCTGGGTGAGGGATTCTCAACTTCTGAAAACCCTTACTTTGGAAACAATATTCTCTACTCCCTGGCCAAGACAGAAACTG contains the following coding sequences:
- a CDS encoding Zn(2)-C6 fungal-type domain-containing protein, with amino-acid sequence MTSDLSDPTNRRASCDQCRQKKLKCDGEYPECGRCSGMGEPCKYSARLPMGRPKKRKMQHENEAQDNSAATFSSGVSTATLEKSVSSETISDLEPIAFDPCLQPPSDLTADVVSWGCETNVDPKLLAVETDPGQQTCACLANLYLSLEEVRKADNLPFAARLSLLRDLTANASSIIQCQVCPTKFLWAMQNAQLLNTLIISIAEGYKKIVKSVEDEAQRAQEGNESKLLFIGDGEKYEQTSQNSNASYGQSGFPLSLDPLVWENIAKKAIKAELFGTKHSISPSFTTMLQHMEDRQQGWHSGSLPVTSGIGCRLPHQVKDKEPHCVSLVKHTRGMVSQLLTDI